The Streptococcus oralis region TTTCTGAGTTTTGGCCTCTTCCGCCTGCTGACTTAGCAGATCCGTATCAACCTTCTCAAGATTATCAACCTTTTCCTGGAGAAGGCGCTGAATTTCCTCTTGCTCGATATCCAGATTATCCAGTTCCTTGCCTAAGCGTTCAATATCAGTAACTTCGTACCGCTTTTGTCCTTGCAGTTCTGACTTAAGCAAGCGTGCTTGCGCTACTTGTTCCTGCAAGTTTTGATAGCGTTCTTGAATAGCGTTTTTGTTAGACTTAATTTCTTCAATCTCAGCTTCCAGATTTTGCTTTTCACTGGAGATAGTAGCAAGGCGCTCTTGGCATTTTTCCTTATCCGCTTGCCAATCTCCTTCAGTAAGGCGATTTAATTCCTCTTCTTGAAGTTTCCAAAGAGTTTCCAGTTCTTCGACCTGCTGATTGGTTTGTTGATAAGCAAGGTACAAGCCTTGCTCCTGAATACGAGCTTGCTCACCCTGAGACTTGATAGCTTCTAATCTTTCTGTCAATCTAGCCATCTCATCTTGCAAGATCTTCAAACTCGCTTCTTCTGACCGCAAGTCAGCTTCTTCCTCAGCAATTTCTTTTTGTAATTGCTCCAGCTCTGGCTTGATGAAGATACTGTTATTTTGACGATTGGCCCCCCCCGCGTAGGAACCACCTGTGCGCAATTCGGTACCATCAAGCGTCACCATACGAACCTGATAGCGAACTTGACGAGCTGCCGTACGCGCATGTTCTACAGTATCAAAAATTGCTGTCGTAGCTAGCAAGTTCTTGAAAATGGCTTCTAATCTCTTGTCAAACGACACCAAGTCATCAGCCATGCCCAGAAATCCTGGACTTGCAGAGATAGCATCTTGATTCTGACTAGAAATCGTACGAGCCTTGATAGTCGTCAGTGGAAGAAATGTTGCACGACCAGCTCTGTTACGTTTTAGGAAATCAATTGCCTTGGTTGCCGCATGTTCATCTTCCACAATGATATGTTGACTACTAGCTCCAAGTGCAATCTCCAATGCAGTTTGATAATGAACATCAAAGGTCAAATGTTCACTGACTGCACCAACGATCCCACCAAGGCGGTCTTTTTCTTGGAGAACACTCTTAACGCCCGCATAAAAATTACTATGATTTCTTAGGATGTTTTCCAAACTCTGGGCTCTAGCCTGCTTGTTTTTGAGACTGTCCAGACGGTCAAAGAGTTGGCTCTGCTGGGCTTGGTAAGAAACTTTCTGCTCCTCTTGTTCCTTGGCACTAGCTTGGTAGTCTGCCAATAATTTCTGAACCTGCTCCTTGGCAGTTTCAAGCTCGTCTTTTTGCTGACTAGCCTTCTCTTTAGCTGTAGCCAGTTGTTCTTTCAATTTCTCAAGTTGATCAGCTTGTTTTTGAGATAGTTGACGGCTGTTCTCCAACTCATTCTCGATGCGGGTCAACTGGTTTGAGACATCCGCTTCTTCTTGTAAAAGGGCCACAAAACGTTCACGCAGGAGCTCAATCATCTGGTCAGGATCATCTGAAAAAGCCAACAACTCCGCTTCTAGGCGATTGAGTTCCTTATTATTTTCAGCTAGACTTTCCTCTAACTGTTCCAAGTTCGCTTCTTTTTCAGCCTTTTCCTTACTTAGAGCCTTTCTCTTATCTTCCAAAGCAGTCAAACGGGCTTGCGCTTCTTGTTGATTAAGGGCAACTTGCTCGGATTCCAGTTTGGATAGGGCTAGTTTTCGCTCTAAGTCACTGATCAAACTGGTCAAATCCATCAAGCTTCCTTGATCCTTGGTCATTTGAGCTTGGAAATCCTGGCGTTTCTTTTTAAGACTTTGATTTTCCTCTTCTAACTCTTCACGCTTTTGGTAATAGCTAGTCAAGAGTTCCTGAACTTGCGTTAGCTCTTCTTCTGTTAGCTCTAGTTCAGCCTTATTTTCCTTGATTTGGGCAACCAGTACATCCAAGTAAATTGCCTTGCGTTGACTATCCAAGTCGAGAAACTTGCGAGCATTCTCGGCTTGTTTTGCAAGGGGCTTGATTTGATTGTCCAACTCGTAGATAATGTC contains the following coding sequences:
- the smc gene encoding chromosome segregation protein SMC; this translates as MYLKEIEIQGFKSFADKTKVVFDQGVTAVVGPNGSGKSNITESLRWALGESSVKSLRGGKMPDVIFAGTESRKPLNYASVIVTLDNEDGFIKDAGQVIKVERHIYRSGDSEYRIDGKKVRLRDIHDLFLDTGLGRDSFSIISQGKVEEIFNSKPEERRAIFEEAAGVLKYKTRRKETESKLQQTQDNLDRLEDIIYELDNQIKPLAKQAENARKFLDLDSQRKAIYLDVLVAQIKENKAELELTEEELTQVQELLTSYYQKREELEEENQSLKKKRQDFQAQMTKDQGSLMDLTSLISDLERKLALSKLESEQVALNQQEAQARLTALEDKRKALSKEKAEKEANLEQLEESLAENNKELNRLEAELLAFSDDPDQMIELLRERFVALLQEEADVSNQLTRIENELENSRQLSQKQADQLEKLKEQLATAKEKASQQKDELETAKEQVQKLLADYQASAKEQEEQKVSYQAQQSQLFDRLDSLKNKQARAQSLENILRNHSNFYAGVKSVLQEKDRLGGIVGAVSEHLTFDVHYQTALEIALGASSQHIIVEDEHAATKAIDFLKRNRAGRATFLPLTTIKARTISSQNQDAISASPGFLGMADDLVSFDKRLEAIFKNLLATTAIFDTVEHARTAARQVRYQVRMVTLDGTELRTGGSYAGGANRQNNSIFIKPELEQLQKEIAEEEADLRSEEASLKILQDEMARLTERLEAIKSQGEQARIQEQGLYLAYQQTNQQVEELETLWKLQEEELNRLTEGDWQADKEKCQERLATISSEKQNLEAEIEEIKSNKNAIQERYQNLQEQVAQARLLKSELQGQKRYEVTDIERLGKELDNLDIEQEEIQRLLQEKVDNLEKVDTDLLSQQAEEAKTQKTNLQQGLIRKQFELDDIEGQLDDIASHLDQARQQNEEWIRKQTRAEAKKEKVSERLRYLQAQLTDQYQISYNEALEKAHELENLTLAEQEVKDLEKAIRSLGPVNLDAIDQYEEVHNRLDFLNSQRDDILSAKNLLLETITEMNDEVKERFKSTFEAIRESFKVTFRQMFGGGQADLILTEGDLLTAGVEISVQPPGKKIQSLNLMSGGEKALSALALLFSIIRVKTIPFVILDEVEAALDEANVKRFGDYLNRFDKDSQFIVVTHRKGTMAAADSIYGVTMQESGVSKIVSVKLKDLEEIVD